TTGAAACTATAGTAACTACTTTAATAGTTAACGCAAGATACTCTTTATATGGTATATCTTTTATAGATTTCTTTAAAAAAATGAGAAAAGTAAGACCATATATGATTCATATTCTTACTGATGAAGTTTATGCTGTTATGTGTTCAGCAAAAACTCCATTAGGTGTAAATAGAAAGCAGTTTTTCCTTGCAATTGGAATTTTATGCCATAGTTATTGGGTAATAGGTTGCGTTTTAGGTGCTTTGTTAGGTTCTTTAATAAAATTTAATAGTCAAGGAATGGAATTTGCTATGACTGCTCTCTTTATTGTTATTTTTGTTGATCAATTTCTTACTTTCTCAACTAAAATACCTAATATCTTAGGAATAGTAATAGGAATTGTGTCTCTTTTAATTTTCGGACCTAAAAATATGCTTATTCCCTCTATTTTTATGATAATAATAGTTTTAATCCTTTTAAAAACTAAATTAGAAAAAGATATGGAACAAAATAAAAATAAGGGGGTAAAATAGTATGAAAATAAATTTTTGGTATTCTTTAAGTATAATATTAGCAGTTGGAGTGACTTCATATTTTTTAAGAGCCTTTCCTTTTATCGTTTTGAGTAAGAGAAATAAAACTGTTGAAAATTTTATGATGTATTTAGGAAAAGTTCTTCCTCCTGCAGTTATAGGAATTTTAATTATATTTTGTTTAAAAGATATTAAATTTACAGTTGCTCCCTATGGAACTCCTGAATTTTTAGCTGTTATTATGGTTGTTATTCTCCATGTTTGGAAAAGACAAACTCTTATGAGCATTCTTGGAGGAACAATTTTCTATATGATACTACTTCAAAAAGTTTTTGTTTAATAATTATAATAATAGGGCTAATAAATTCCTAGCTAGAATTTATTAGCCCTTTTTTATTTAATAATTAAAATTGTTTAATAATTTTTTGATTTATTACATCTATAAGCCCTATATCACTCATTTTTACCTCTGGTATAACTATTAAAGCAAGAGTGCTAGGTCTTGTGATAGGACTAGCTGTTTCAATACCATATTGATTTAAAAGATTGTTCATCCTAAAAATATCTTTACTTAACTCTTGAGCAGACTTTTTAGAAAGCATTCCAGCTATTGGGAATAAAACTTCATCTACAACTTTACTATCTTCTACAACTACAACTCCTCCACCAATTTCTGCTATTCTCTTTGAAACAACTACTGCATCTTTAGCATTGTTATATATAATAGTCATATTATGTGAATCATGTGAATATGTTGTTCCCACTGCTCCCTTAGCCATATAAAAGTTCTCTACAATAGCAAGAGCAATATTATCATTATTTGGGTATCTATTTAGAATTGCAACAAAATTAAGTTCTGTTCCCTCAAGATCAATATATCCATTCTTTACTGGAACTGTAAAGAGTTTTTTTCTTGTTACAGATCTACTTCTACTTAAATACTCCATTCCTACAATCTCCATAGTTCCATTTTCAATAGGAGCTTTTATTTTAAAATCCTCCTCAGTAAAATCTTTAATTGTCACACTATTATAATTTTCCAATTCAAGAACAGGTTTAGAAATAGGAACAACCATGTGATTATTTTCTGCTACTAATCTTCCTTTATAAAATACCTTTTCAACATTATAATTTTGAAGATTATCAAAAATTACCATATCAGCAAAATATCCTGGTGCTATTCCTCCAATTTTCTCTAAGTGATAAGCTTGAGCTGTATTAAGTGTCACAGCTCTAATAGCTTCTATTGGCTCAAGTCCAGCTTTTACAGCCACTCTTACACAATCATTTAAGTGTCCCTTTTCTAAAATATCCTTTGGTTCTCTATCATCTGTACAAAGAGTAAAGTTTCTTGGAGATTTAAACCCTTTTATATTTTCAACAATAGATGTTATATTCTTAGATAGTGAGCTTTCTCTAGCATCTACTATCATCCCTTTTCTTATCTTCTCCTTAGCATGAACCCCATCTCTTACCTCGTGACAAGATACAGGTCCTCCGCATAGATATGCTGATAGATCTGAACCTACAACCTCTGGTGCATGCCCCTGAAGAAATTTATTCTTTTGATAAGCTGTATCAATTATATCTTCCATTCTCTTATCAGAATTGATAACCCCAACAAAATCCATTACCTCTCCAAGTCCAAGAACTCTATCTTTATCTAGCATCTTATCAATTATATCAGCATCAAACTCTGCTCCTGTTATTTCTAATCCAACAACTGATGGAACACAAGATGGAATTAGAAAATATTGATTCATAGGTAGGTTTTCTGATGCCTCTAACATATAATCTACTCCCTTTTCTCCTAAAGCATTTCCTATCTCATGGGGATCAGCTATTATGGTTGTAGTTCCCTTTGGTATAACTGCTTCAGCAAAGTGATATGGAGTAAGATGGCTACTCTCTATATGAAGATGTGAATCAATAAATCCTGGTGCAAGATATTTTCCTTTTATATCAATAATTTTTTCAGCAGGTTTCATCGTATCTCTTTCACACTCTACAACATCTGCTACATACTCATTATAAATATATATATTAGCTAAGTAAATCTCTCCTGAAAAAACATTTACTAAATTAGCATTTTCAATTTTCAATGTAGCCTCTCTTTTTCCTAAAGCTACTTCTATAAGTTTTCTTCTTTCTATCTTATTCATAATAATTCCCCCTATTATTAAAATTTATTTTTAAGAAATATTATATAATAAATTAAAAAAAAGGTAAACATTTTATAAAAAAACTGCACCTAAAAATTTAAGTGCAGTTAATTTCATGTTATTCTCCTATTTTTTTAGGTTGTAACCATTCTGATTTTT
The window above is part of the uncultured Fusobacterium sp. genome. Proteins encoded here:
- a CDS encoding AzlC family ABC transporter permease, with the protein product MKKGNLTRAFKGAFKETIPILFGYISVGMAFGLLCEKAGYNFIWAFFISLFLFSGSMQFVLLNLLTGGAGIIETIVTTLIVNARYSLYGISFIDFFKKMRKVRPYMIHILTDEVYAVMCSAKTPLGVNRKQFFLAIGILCHSYWVIGCVLGALLGSLIKFNSQGMEFAMTALFIVIFVDQFLTFSTKIPNILGIVIGIVSLLIFGPKNMLIPSIFMIIIVLILLKTKLEKDMEQNKNKGVK
- the ade gene encoding adenine deaminase, whose product is MNKIERRKLIEVALGKREATLKIENANLVNVFSGEIYLANIYIYNEYVADVVECERDTMKPAEKIIDIKGKYLAPGFIDSHLHIESSHLTPYHFAEAVIPKGTTTIIADPHEIGNALGEKGVDYMLEASENLPMNQYFLIPSCVPSVVGLEITGAEFDADIIDKMLDKDRVLGLGEVMDFVGVINSDKRMEDIIDTAYQKNKFLQGHAPEVVGSDLSAYLCGGPVSCHEVRDGVHAKEKIRKGMIVDARESSLSKNITSIVENIKGFKSPRNFTLCTDDREPKDILEKGHLNDCVRVAVKAGLEPIEAIRAVTLNTAQAYHLEKIGGIAPGYFADMVIFDNLQNYNVEKVFYKGRLVAENNHMVVPISKPVLELENYNSVTIKDFTEEDFKIKAPIENGTMEIVGMEYLSRSRSVTRKKLFTVPVKNGYIDLEGTELNFVAILNRYPNNDNIALAIVENFYMAKGAVGTTYSHDSHNMTIIYNNAKDAVVVSKRIAEIGGGVVVVEDSKVVDEVLFPIAGMLSKKSAQELSKDIFRMNNLLNQYGIETASPITRPSTLALIVIPEVKMSDIGLIDVINQKIIKQF
- a CDS encoding branched-chain amino acid transporter permease → MKINFWYSLSIILAVGVTSYFLRAFPFIVLSKRNKTVENFMMYLGKVLPPAVIGILIIFCLKDIKFTVAPYGTPEFLAVIMVVILHVWKRQTLMSILGGTIFYMILLQKVFV